TCCCGCAATGCTTCCAGGATTGAATTTACCTCCTCTTTTGCCACGACGCTCACCAATTTTTGTCTTTCCAGATTTCATCACGCCATTGACATGAGTGAGAACTTCATGGATATCTTTAGCAAACTTCGTACCCATCAAATCGTAAGGAGACAAGCCTGCTTTACTTGTTCGTATGGCAAGTTCCTTAAGGACACCGCGGTTGACAGGAGCCCTCGGGTTACCTTCACCTTTAGGCTTTGCTGCACCTCCTTTATGTTTACGATTGATTTTTTCATCATTTTTCTTTACATCTTTTTTGACTTTCGGTTCCTCCTTTAAAGGTTCGTCAATTTTCATTGTTGTTGTGATTGTTGGACTTTCAGGTGCTGGTTCAAACATGACCTCACCAATCAACGCTTCATACGTAGATGCCCAGAAGCCAAGCATCAATGCGACAATAAGCGATGCACCAGAAATGCGCACCATCTTCTTGTCGGAATCTGGCATCAAGGATGCGATGAAAGCATCTTGTTTTTGCTTTGTTGTTTTCATGATTTTATCCTCCCTTTGCAGGAATTTGGATGTTTTTGTTTTTTGGGTATCAGCAAACCAACTACCCCGTGAGCGGAGTATCAATTTGCCGAATGGCAATACTTCGGAATAAGGCTACCCGAACAAGCCTTGATTGCGAAGTTTCACGCGATTACATATAATGTCAGAAAAAGTTTAATTACAAAGTAAGGTATTTACTTAAACAACCCACATCCTTACCACACCCATAAAGTACCAATAAAAAAATCGCAAAAACCACTCCAAAACAGTAAAGAAAATTTCATACGAAAGTTTGTAAACTCAGATAAAATAAGGCTTGGCGCGTAGTTATTGGGCTTGCTCGCGATTATCGATTTTTTCTCAGCTTTAGATTTTTACAAAACTTAGACCAGTATAATTTATTCCATATTAGAATAGAATTCACAAAACACCCTCTATATTTGCGTTTTTTTACCGATCGCGAGCCCATTTTTAAAATGGCTTACCTATATTTCCATTATCATGAAACTTTTAGCTACTCCTCCCGATTTAAATAAGATTGCTCGCCCGAACTGGATTGAAATCAACCTAGACGCCCTCTGCAACAACATTCAATTTATCAGAAGCCAGATTCCGGCTTCCACAAAGATTTTGCTCCCTGTCAAGGCCGACTCTTACGGTCACGGAAGCCTCGCCTGCTCTTTCGCCGCTAAGTTCGGTGGTGCCGATTACCTCGGTGTCGCCCACATCAGCGAAGGCATGCTGCTTCGCCAGTACGGCATGGACTTGCCGATTCTCGTGCTTGGTCCTTGCACACCTTCTGACTTTGCATACTTTGTCGAATACCAGCTCACGGCTGCCATTACCGACATCCGCACCGCAATGGCTTTCGACCAGTTCCTTGGTGAAACAGGCACCGAATGCAAGGCTCACCTCGCCATTGACACAGGCATGAACCGCTACGGTTTTGATGCCGAAGACTTCAACAACATCCGCGCTGCACTCAGCCTCAAGCATCTCAAGTTCGAAGGCATGTTCACGCATCTCGCTACAGCCGACATGCCGGGCAACCCGAAAACAGAAATTCAGATCCAGCGCTTTACACGACTCGTCGATGTGCTCGAAGCTGAAGGACTCCGTCCTGAAATTTGCCACTGCTCTAGCTCCGCAGGCACGCTCACACACCCCGAAAGCCATTTCGACATGGTGCGCCCTGGTCTCACGCTTTACGGCTACAATTGCATGGGTGCAGTCCCGACCACATTGCCGATCAAGCCGGTCATGAAAATCAAGTCCACCATCCGCCACGTGCACGACGTGAAGCCTGGCGAAACTGTTAGCTACGGCGGTTACTGGGCAGCCCAGCAGCTCACGCGCATCGCAACCATCGCAATCGGTTACGGCGACGGTTACCTCCGCGGCGAATACAACAAGGGCTTTGTCTTCATTCGCGGACAGCTTTGCCCGATTCTCGGACGCGTCTGCATGGATGCGACGATGGTCGACGTAAGCCACATCCCGGATGTGCAAGTTGGCGAAACTGTTGACGTCGTGAACGGTGAACTCGACTTCCGCATTTCGATGGAAAGCGTTGCTGAAGAACACCACACGATTCCGTACGAAATCACTAGCCGCGTGGCTCGCCGCCTGTACCGCAAGTACTACTGGAAGAACCGCCTCGTGCGCTGGGATTACCTCAAGGAAGAATTCGGCGTCAAGGAATTCAAGGAATATCCATTGCGCTAGGAGAAGCACCGCATGGTATGAAGTTTAATGACCCGAAATTCACAAAGATAAGCCACCGGAATGTCTGGGGCGAATGGACCTTTATCTTCGAAGGATCAAAGCTTTGTGGTCTAAAATTTCGGGAAACTTCAGATGAAGTAAAAGCGACTCCGAGCAACGTGCAGGCTTGCGCCTATGCAAGCCCCGACATGGAAACGCAATTAAATAGTCGCGTTCGCAGCGCCTACCGCAAGGCGGTGAACGAACTTAATTTGTACCTCGCAGGCAAGATCTGCGAGTTTTCTATACCCATAAAAATCTACGGCACCGACTTTCAGAAGAAAGTTCTCGAAGTCACACGCAAAATTCCATACGGTAAAACTTGTACGTACAAACAAGTTGCCGAAGCTGTCGGACATCCGCAGGCAGTCCGCGCCGTTGGGAATGTTCTGCACAACAATCCGATTCAGGTCGTCATCCCCTGCCACCGCGTGATTGACAGTCGCGGTCGACTGAGCGGTTATGCGCTTGGCGTCGGATTAAAAAGAAGGCTCCTCTGCATGGAGGGAGCCATTCCGAATGAATTAATGTTGGAATAATTTTATGCGCATTGCAGTGCACCGAGCATGTCATAGACTTGAGCTTCGATACTCAAAAGTTCCATGTCGTAATTCGGGGCCCACTCAAGAATCGGCACGTTGTTGCTTTGGGCATATTCGCGGAAGAGGCTCTTGTCGCCAACGGAATGGCCTAACAGCACCGGGCAAGTATTGTTATGAATGTTCAAGCCTTCGATGAGCTTGTCGGATTTAAATCCATAGGACAAATTGAACACGAAGTCGGCGTTGGCACATGCTTCATCGATAACATCCTTGTCGGAGTCTGCGTCACAGGCAAAGATTTCCCCAATTTCGATATTACCGATAGCGTTGAACACACCATCCTTAATGTCCTTGAGCATGGACAGGAGCCCATGACCCAGAATCGTATCGGATCCCCAGATCAAAACATTCATACATCCACCTTCTTTTTTGAGAATCAAGCAATGTTTGCCGGATGACATTCATTACTTTTTTCTTACGCGCCGCATATATAGTAAAATTTACTCTAATTTGGAATAAAAAGTTAAAAAAATCATACAAAAATTTGATTTTTATCACATTTCGTAAATAAATTAAAAGGCGAGTGCCGCGACCATACTTGTATGGTCATGGTCGAGCCGTAAGGTTGGCGCTTGCGCCAGGATGGGTTTAAGTTTTTCCGAGCTGGGGCCCCGCCCGCATGACGTACTTTTTGGTTCTTGAAAAGAATAATTACTATATTTACGCCGGATTTTAACCAAAAACCCGCCTTTTTGCGGGATTAACAAAAGGAATAAACAATGTCCGAAAATCTCTCTGTACTGACCAAGGCCCGTCAGGCCTATCAGCCGAAGCTCCCGGTCTCCCTCAAGAATGGTGCCCTGAGCGTGAAGATTAACAAGGGTGCAGCTACGGAATCCGTTAGCGACCAGGCAAAGATCAAGGAACTCTTCCCGAACACCTACGGTCTTCCGGTTGTTCAGTTCGAAGCTGCCGAAGCCAAGGCTGGCAAGGCTCTCCGCATGGGCGTGGTTCTCTCTGGTGGCCAGGCTCCGGGTGGACATAACGTTATCGCTGGTATCTACGACGGCATCAAGTCCGTTTCCAAGGATTCCGTCCTTTTCGGTTTCCTCGGCGGTCCGAGCGGTCTCGAAAACGGCAAGTACATTGAAATTGACGACGCCAAGATGGACGCCTACCGCAACGCCGGTGGCTTCGACATGATCCAGTCTGGTCGTACCAAGCTCGAAACTGAAGAACAGTTCAACAAGTGCATCGCTGTTGCTAACAAGCTCGACCTCGACGCTATCGTTATCATCGGTGGTGACGACTCCAACACGAACGCAGCTGTTCTCGGTGAATACTTCCAGTCCAAGGGCGTCAAGACCTGCGTTTGCGGTTGCCCGAAGACCATCGACGGTGACTTGAAGAACGAATACATCGAAACCTCTTTCGGTTTCGACACCGCTGTGAAGACCTACTCTGAACTCATCGGCAACATCATGCGCGATGCTAACTCCGCTCAGAAGTACTGGCACTTCATCAAGCTCATGGGCCGCTCTGCTTCCCATATCGCTCTCGAAGCCGCTCTCCAGACCCACCCGAACATCTGCCTTATCTCTGAAGAAGTCAAGGCTAAGCAGATGAAGCTCAAGGACGTGATCAAGCAGGTTGCTGACGTTGTCTATGCTCGTGCAGCTCAGGGCAAGAACTTCGGTGTCGCCCTCATTCCGGAAGGCCTCCTCGAATTCATCCCGGACGTTGGCGTCCTTATCTCTGAACTTTCTGAAGCCCTCGCCCACCACGAAGCTGAAGTCGAAGGTCTCGACACGGCTGCTAAGGTCGAAAAGCTCTGCGCATGGGTCAGCGCTGAATCCGCTGAAGTCCTCAAGAGCCTCCCGGCTGGCATCCAGGCTCAGCTCATGCTCGAACGCGACAGCCATGGCAACGTTCAGGTTTCTCTCATCGAAACTGAAAAGCTCATCATCGAAATGGTCAAGAAGGAACTCAAGAACCGTGGTGACTTCAAGGGCAAGTTCTCTGCTCTCAACCACTTCTTCGGTTACGAAGGCCGTTGCGCAGCTCCGTCCAACTTCGACGCAGACTACTGCTACAGCCTCGGCTTTGCTGCCTCTGTTCTCGCCCTCAATGGCATGAACGGCTACATGAGCTCAGTCCGCAACGTCACCAAGGGTATCGAAAACTGGGTCGCTGGCGGCCTTCCGATCACCATGATGATGAACATCGAACGCCGTCACGGTGCCGACAAGCCGGTTATCCGTAAGGCTCTCGTTGAACTCGAAGGCCCGATGAGCGCTCCGTTCAAGTACTTCGCCGCTCGCCGCGACGAATGGGCAAAGACTGAATCTTACACCTACCCGGGTCCGATCCAGTACTGGGGTCCGAGCGAAGTTTGCGATATCACGAACTTCACGATCAAGCTCGAACGCGGTGCAATGTAATCTTTGATTGCATAAAGCAAAAAAGAGAAGCTCAACAGAGCTTCTCTTTTTTTTCGAGATGTAGATGCCCGCTCGGTGGCGGGCATGACAGGCATGCAAAAAATGGCGGGCAAAGCCCGCCACATTTATTAATTTAACTGGATGGGGCTAAAGCCCCAACTCCTTGGCTCGGTTATAAAAAAGAGCACGCTCTTTTTTGCAACACTCGCCTTCTGAGTTGTCTTCGCTTCGCTCAGGATGACGAATCACGAAAGCAAGGCGCGTTACTGCTTATTCGCTTCGCTTGTGCTCAGCAGATAAGCGTCGATGAACGGCTTGATCTTTCCATCGAGCACGCCTGCCGTGTCAGACGTTTCAACGCCTGTGCGGAGGTCCTTCACGAGCTGGTACGGCTGCAACACGTAGCTGCGGATCTGGCTACCCCATTCGACCTTCTTTTTCTCGGCCATGCGGGCATCGCGCTTCGCTTCTTCTTCCAAGCGGTAGTGTTCTGCGACCATGGTCTTGAGCATCTTGTAGCAGGTTTCACGGTTTTGGATCTGGGAACGTTCCGTCTGGCAGCTCGCCATGATACCTGTCGGCAAGTGGGTCATGCGCACTGCGGAATCCGTCTTGTTGATGTACTGACCACCAGCACCACTACTGCGGTACGTGTCCACGCGCACTTCGGACATGTCGAGATCGAATTCCACATCTTCGTGTTCGGGGTACAGATAAACGGCAGTAAAGCTCGTATGACGGCGGGCATTGGCATCAAACGGGCTGATGCGCACCAAGCGATGAACGCCGATTTCCGAACGGAGCAAGCCGTAAGCGTTTTCGCAAGTGATTTCAATCGTAGCACTCTTGAGACCCGCATCTTCTGCTTCCTGGAAGTCCACAACCTTGAAATCCATCTTTTCGCGTTCAAAGAAATGCGTGTACATGCGGAAAAGCATGAGCGCCCAGTCCTGGGACTCTGTACCACCTGCACCCGGATGGATGGACATGAGGCATGCACAGGCATCGTCCGGACCGTTCAGCATCTTCTTGAATTCCATAGCTTCGACTCTAGACTTTAGGTCTGCAATGTCGGATTCAAGCGTCGCCGTAAGGTCGGCAGATTCTTCGTCCTTGCTCATTTCATAAAGCTCGGCAAGGTCGTCGCATGTCTGAGAAACTTCTTTCCAGGAATCAATGAGACCCTTGAGGTTCCCAATCTTTTTCATCATTGCCTGCGCCTTTTCCTGATCGTTCCACAGGTTCGGGTCGCCGGAATCCTTTTCAAGGACGTAGAGTTCTTCGGTCTTTGCCTCTAAGTCAAAGATACCCCCAGAGTTTATCGATGCGGCTGCGCAACTCGATAAGCCCGGTATGTGTAGTGTTGAATGCCATATCAAACCTCTAATATCAGCTAGTTAAAAAAAGAAGTGCCATCCTGAGTGCAGAACCGTAGATTCAAAATCGAAGGACCCAAAAGGATCTCTGGATTCTTCGACTTCGCTACGCTTCGCTCAGAATGACACGTACAAACAGTTCGTGCTATTACTTAGCAGAGCCGATTGCCTGAGGCGGTTCGTACTTCTTGTCGAGGTACTGGACCTTGTAGGTCTTGCCGAGGTCGTCGAGGTAAGCCTTGAGCTTAGCCTGGCGTTCCTGTTCAGCCTGCACACGCAAGATGTAATCGATCTGGTGCTTGTAGCTTTCAAACTTGCCGTCGTTCTTTTCAGTAAGCATGAAGATAGACACACCGTCATTTTCCGTAATGACTTCGGAAATTTCACCGACCTTGATCTTGCCAACAGCCTTGGCGAAAGCGGCACTCTTGGACTTGGCGAGGAACTTGTTCATGATACCGCCAGTCTTCTTAGCATCCTTGTCGTCGCTGTACATGGCAGCAAGCTGAGCAAACGTAGCCTTCTTGGAGCGAACCTGGGCTGCAAGACCCTTCAACATATCCTTAGCGTCGTTGATTTCCTGAGCGCTCTTACCCTTGGTAGAGATAAAGATGCGGGCACCGCTAATCGTATCGTTGATAGCGACCTTAGTCTTGTTGAGTTCCCAGAAAGCCTGGAGCTGCTTTTCGGTCGGAGCTTCCGGATACGGAACCTTCTTTTCGAGAATCTGTTCGCTCTTGAGCTGGTCTTCAATCTTGGACTTGAACTGAGCCATCGTCGTGTTAGACTTCTTGAGTTCCTTCTGGAAAGCTTCTTCGCTCGGGAACTGCTTCTTGAAGAGTGCGGTCAAGCTGTCCACCTTGGATGCGGAAACCTTGATGCCCATCTTCTTGGCTTCGAGCTTGATGAGTTCCTGACCCACGAGATTGTCAACAACGGCATAGCGAAGTTGAGTCATCATTTCTTCAGTCAACTTCTGGCCCGGAGCCTGCTGCTGACCGAGCATGGTTGCAAGGCTATCGATTTTACCAGCAGAAATACCGGTCTTTTCGACACGGATGACATCGATGCTTTTCGTATTCATCAACTGAGCAGAAGCAATACCGGCAGTAACGAGCACGGCAGCAACACCACGAGAAATGAGTTTAAGAGACATTATTTATCCTTTTATTAAAAATATCAAGGTTTTTAAAATTCAAGGGTTAATATAGAAAACTTACAACTCACACGCGTATCATAATCGTGATTTTACGCAAACAAAACAATGTTCTTACAAAAAATTGAAGTTATGACTCGTTTTTGCTAAATTATTGCACATGAACAAGATTAAAGTATATACGTTGCAAGGCAAATGGACCGGGGATTTCGATTCCAATAACAAGTGGTACAAGGACGAAGCGCTCAAGCTCAAGGGCAAAGACATCGATTTGCTCGTCCTCCCCGAACTTTTCCACACTCCGTACTTCCCGTTCGAAGAAAACGCAGACTTTTTCGATTTAGCGATTGAAAAGGATCACCCGATTGTCGCCGAATGGCAAGAAATTGCAAAGGAACTGAACGCCGTTGTCGTGTTCCCGTTCTTTGAAAAGCGCGCTCGTGGCATCTACCACAACTCGGCATTCGTGTTTGAACGTGACGGAAGCATCGCTGGGCTTTACCGCAAGAGCCACATTCCCGATGACCCCGCCTTCTACGAAAAGTATTACTTTATTCCGGGTGACACCGGTTTCGAACCGATCAAGACGAGCGCAGGTACGCTTGGCGTGCTTATTTGCTGGGACCAGTGGTTCCCTGAAGCCGCCCGTATCATGAGTCTCAAGGGTGCCGACGTGCTCATCTACCCGACCGCAATTGGCTGGATGGATTCTGAACCCAAGGAAATTTACCCGCGACAGCAAGATAGCTGGATGACAGTCATGCGCGGACATGCGATTGCAAACCGCACATTCGTGATTGCTGCTAACCGCTCGGGCGTCGAAGGACACCTCACGTTCTGGGGCACAAGCTTTGTCGCTGCACCGGACGGATACATCTTGCAAAAGTGCGATCCGGAATTCTTGGGTGCAAGCTATGTCGAGCTCGACCTTGCCGAAACCGAAGAAAATCGCCGTTGGTGGCCGCATTTCCGCGACAGACGCGTGGACTTGTACAAGGACATTTTGAAGATTTGGGCTGATTAGTTGTTAGCCGTTAGTCATTAGCTATTAGTAAAAAAGGCAGCAAAGCTGCAATTATAAGACTAAGGACCATTGACTAATGACTATTGACCAAAGATTTAATATAAAGGATTTTTTCCATGACGAAAAATTCAATTCGTTATCCGGCGGAATGGGAAAAGCAGAGTGCCACGTGGCTTGCATTCCCGCACAACAAGACGAACTGGTATGGTGAACGCGGCATCAACATCCGCAAGTTCTATGTAGAACTTATCCGTAATATCACGGAATTCCAGCCGGTGAATCTGTTGCTCCCCGCCAAAAACTTTTTGACCGACGAAGAAAAGGCATCTCTCGCCAATCGCCCGTTCCCGGTGAACTTTATCGTCATCAAGACAAACGACATCTGGATTCGCGACTACGGTCCGTTCTTTATGAAAAAAGGCGACAAGAAGGTCGTTACCGAAACGCAGTTTAACGCCTGGGGCGCCAAGTTCCCGCCATGGGGACTCGATAACGCCATCCCGCAGAAGATTGCCGAAAAGCAGGGGCTCCCGCTCAACGAAAGCGTCCCGTTCATCTTCGAAGGCGGCGCTATCGAAGTCAACGGAGATGGTCTCGGCATTACGACCGAAGATTGCCTCGTCGGCAAGAACCGCAACGATGAAAAAGACTTGAAGAAAGTCGTCAAAGCTCTTTGCAAGGCTTTTGGCCTCAAGGAAATGCTCGTACTCCCGCACGGATTACACGGCGACCACACGGACGGCCACATCGATAACGTTGCACGCTTTGTCGCTAAAGACAGAGTCGTCATGTGCATGACGGACAACAAGCGCTCCCCCAACTACGCGATTTTGACCGAAGCCCAGCAGTTCATCGAAAGCTGGCTTAAGGAACATTACGAAACCGCCAAGGTCGATACGCTCCCGCTCCCGCCGCAGCGCGTGCTAGATGACGGACAAATTCTCCCAGCATCGTACATGAACTACATCTACGTGAACGGTGGACTCATCTTCCCGAAATACAAGTGCCCGAACGATGCGAAGGCAAAGAAGTATTTCGAGAGCGTGTACCCGGATCGCAAGGTAATTGGTATTGATTGCCGCACTGTGATTGAAGAAGGCGGCAGCCTCCACTGCATGAGCAAGCACGAAAGCGAGTAGTTATTTCTTTCTCGCTTTTGCGATTGCTTCTTTTGCTAGTTTATCTACAAGTTCGTTCCACTTGACGCCAGTATGGGCGGCGACCTTTTCGAACTGCACACGGTGCAGATAAGGTTTTGCAGCCGCCACATACATCTTGGCGATATTGCTCTTGGCTTGCCATTCACCCTTAGCCCAGCGCGCAATGCCTTCGTAGTCGTGGCAAATAACGCCCTTCATATCGTGCGCATCTAGCCATCTCATCGCCTGGAACGAAGCCATCACTTCCCCATCGATATTCCTACTTTCAGCATCGAATGCCGTAATTCCCGAACCACGGGCAAGTTCATTGTCGTCTTCAGTTACAACAAACGCCCAGCCGGCAGGGCCAAATCCAGGCGAAAACGAACCATCGACAAATACACGGATCCCATCGGGCGCAGGAGCCTCCATTCCGTCGAGCCAAGCTTGCGCTTCATCGCGGGAACCGAAGGATTTGAACAAAACACCTTTAACCCCATGCGTGAGTTTTTGGCACTCGTCCCACGTGGTTACAATTTTCTTTTCATTTTCGCTTTTTACGGCATAGAACTTCTGTTTAGGCATGGCGCAAATTTAATATATTTTTATCGAATTTAGAATTAGGAGACCTTTTGTTTTCTTCACGGTACTTTGCCGACGGCAAAAATTATTTTGCAATGCGCTTTCTTTGCAAGCCATTATTATATCGTTGGTTTGCCAAAAAAGCAGGAGACATAAAGAACTCCATGACATTTTCGTTCCCCGAATGCTTGCAGAACGGCGAAAAAGTCGTGTTCTTCATGCCCGAGGAAAAGGAAGTCGCTAAAGTCATCCTAAGCGAAATCCCCGACGAAAATCTCAAAAAAATCTTGTTTGTTGCCCACGGCGATCTAGAAATTCTCTTTTCAAAGACAAAGGCTCAAGTTTCTTACTACACCGATAAAGGCTGCCGCTATGGAGAGACCCTTTTCGATAAGCTTGAATATCAAGTAAAAACTTTTGCCCCAACAGCCTGTGTTTATCCAGGTCCGTACAAACCACAATTTTTATACCTCGCCCTCGTTAGTGGTGCCGTGTGTCGAGTCGGTTTTGATTGCGCCAAGGAGTACCCGTTCTTAAACTTAAGTCTCCACCCGCTCAAGACGATTTCGCCCGCTAGGATGATGGCACGCTATTTTACAAAGGGTAAAAAAGGCTAGCCATGCAAAAGATGTTTTCGACAATCATCACCGA
This is a stretch of genomic DNA from Fibrobacter sp. UWB13. It encodes these proteins:
- a CDS encoding AgmX/PglI C-terminal domain-containing protein is translated as MKTTKQKQDAFIASLMPDSDKKMVRISGASLIVALMLGFWASTYEALIGEVMFEPAPESPTITTTMKIDEPLKEEPKVKKDVKKNDEKINRKHKGGAAKPKGEGNPRAPVNRGVLKELAIRTSKAGLSPYDLMGTKFAKDIHEVLTHVNGVMKSGKTKIGERRGKRGGKFNPGSIAGGSGGIGDMLDGLLGGSAGAISTQAMGTMKEPKMNEIDMGSPSASRSASEIMKVVKQRTPGLRHIYNKYLKKKPGFQGKVTMKFTIAPGGEIISIAVVGSTTGYAEFDSEVKKSVSGWKFSKIKSGNTTVTIPFTFTE
- the alr gene encoding alanine racemase — protein: MKLLATPPDLNKIARPNWIEINLDALCNNIQFIRSQIPASTKILLPVKADSYGHGSLACSFAAKFGGADYLGVAHISEGMLLRQYGMDLPILVLGPCTPSDFAYFVEYQLTAAITDIRTAMAFDQFLGETGTECKAHLAIDTGMNRYGFDAEDFNNIRAALSLKHLKFEGMFTHLATADMPGNPKTEIQIQRFTRLVDVLEAEGLRPEICHCSSSAGTLTHPESHFDMVRPGLTLYGYNCMGAVPTTLPIKPVMKIKSTIRHVHDVKPGETVSYGGYWAAQQLTRIATIAIGYGDGYLRGEYNKGFVFIRGQLCPILGRVCMDATMVDVSHIPDVQVGETVDVVNGELDFRISMESVAEEHHTIPYEITSRVARRLYRKYYWKNRLVRWDYLKEEFGVKEFKEYPLR
- a CDS encoding methylated-DNA--[protein]-cysteine S-methyltransferase, translating into MKFNDPKFTKISHRNVWGEWTFIFEGSKLCGLKFRETSDEVKATPSNVQACAYASPDMETQLNSRVRSAYRKAVNELNLYLAGKICEFSIPIKIYGTDFQKKVLEVTRKIPYGKTCTYKQVAEAVGHPQAVRAVGNVLHNNPIQVVIPCHRVIDSRGRLSGYALGVGLKRRLLCMEGAIPNELMLE
- a CDS encoding diphosphate--fructose-6-phosphate 1-phosphotransferase yields the protein MSENLSVLTKARQAYQPKLPVSLKNGALSVKINKGAATESVSDQAKIKELFPNTYGLPVVQFEAAEAKAGKALRMGVVLSGGQAPGGHNVIAGIYDGIKSVSKDSVLFGFLGGPSGLENGKYIEIDDAKMDAYRNAGGFDMIQSGRTKLETEEQFNKCIAVANKLDLDAIVIIGGDDSNTNAAVLGEYFQSKGVKTCVCGCPKTIDGDLKNEYIETSFGFDTAVKTYSELIGNIMRDANSAQKYWHFIKLMGRSASHIALEAALQTHPNICLISEEVKAKQMKLKDVIKQVADVVYARAAQGKNFGVALIPEGLLEFIPDVGVLISELSEALAHHEAEVEGLDTAAKVEKLCAWVSAESAEVLKSLPAGIQAQLMLERDSHGNVQVSLIETEKLIIEMVKKELKNRGDFKGKFSALNHFFGYEGRCAAPSNFDADYCYSLGFAASVLALNGMNGYMSSVRNVTKGIENWVAGGLPITMMMNIERRHGADKPVIRKALVELEGPMSAPFKYFAARRDEWAKTESYTYPGPIQYWGPSEVCDITNFTIKLERGAM
- the prfB gene encoding peptide chain release factor 2 (programmed frameshift), with the protein product MAFNTTHTGLIELRSRIDKLWGYLDLEAKTEELYVLEKDSGDPNLWNDQEKAQAMMKKIGNLKGLIDSWKEVSQTCDDLAELYEMSKDEESADLTATLESDIADLKSRVEAMEFKKMLNGPDDACACLMSIHPGAGGTESQDWALMLFRMYTHFFEREKMDFKVVDFQEAEDAGLKSATIEITCENAYGLLRSEIGVHRLVRISPFDANARRHTSFTAVYLYPEHEDVEFDLDMSEVRVDTYRSSGAGGQYINKTDSAVRMTHLPTGIMASCQTERSQIQNRETCYKMLKTMVAEHYRLEEEAKRDARMAEKKKVEWGSQIRSYVLQPYQLVKDLRTGVETSDTAGVLDGKIKPFIDAYLLSTSEANKQ
- a CDS encoding peptidylprolyl isomerase; protein product: MSLKLISRGVAAVLVTAGIASAQLMNTKSIDVIRVEKTGISAGKIDSLATMLGQQQAPGQKLTEEMMTQLRYAVVDNLVGQELIKLEAKKMGIKVSASKVDSLTALFKKQFPSEEAFQKELKKSNTTMAQFKSKIEDQLKSEQILEKKVPYPEAPTEKQLQAFWELNKTKVAINDTISGARIFISTKGKSAQEINDAKDMLKGLAAQVRSKKATFAQLAAMYSDDKDAKKTGGIMNKFLAKSKSAAFAKAVGKIKVGEISEVITENDGVSIFMLTEKNDGKFESYKHQIDYILRVQAEQERQAKLKAYLDDLGKTYKVQYLDKKYEPPQAIGSAK
- a CDS encoding carbon-nitrogen hydrolase, which encodes MNKIKVYTLQGKWTGDFDSNNKWYKDEALKLKGKDIDLLVLPELFHTPYFPFEENADFFDLAIEKDHPIVAEWQEIAKELNAVVVFPFFEKRARGIYHNSAFVFERDGSIAGLYRKSHIPDDPAFYEKYYFIPGDTGFEPIKTSAGTLGVLICWDQWFPEAARIMSLKGADVLIYPTAIGWMDSEPKEIYPRQQDSWMTVMRGHAIANRTFVIAANRSGVEGHLTFWGTSFVAAPDGYILQKCDPEFLGASYVELDLAETEENRRWWPHFRDRRVDLYKDILKIWAD
- a CDS encoding agmatine/peptidylarginine deiminase, coding for MTKNSIRYPAEWEKQSATWLAFPHNKTNWYGERGINIRKFYVELIRNITEFQPVNLLLPAKNFLTDEEKASLANRPFPVNFIVIKTNDIWIRDYGPFFMKKGDKKVVTETQFNAWGAKFPPWGLDNAIPQKIAEKQGLPLNESVPFIFEGGAIEVNGDGLGITTEDCLVGKNRNDEKDLKKVVKALCKAFGLKEMLVLPHGLHGDHTDGHIDNVARFVAKDRVVMCMTDNKRSPNYAILTEAQQFIESWLKEHYETAKVDTLPLPPQRVLDDGQILPASYMNYIYVNGGLIFPKYKCPNDAKAKKYFESVYPDRKVIGIDCRTVIEEGGSLHCMSKHESE
- a CDS encoding viroplasmin family protein; its protein translation is MPKQKFYAVKSENEKKIVTTWDECQKLTHGVKGVLFKSFGSRDEAQAWLDGMEAPAPDGIRVFVDGSFSPGFGPAGWAFVVTEDDNELARGSGITAFDAESRNIDGEVMASFQAMRWLDAHDMKGVICHDYEGIARWAKGEWQAKSNIAKMYVAAAKPYLHRVQFEKVAAHTGVKWNELVDKLAKEAIAKARKK